In the genome of Amaranthus tricolor cultivar Red isolate AtriRed21 chromosome 15, ASM2621246v1, whole genome shotgun sequence, one region contains:
- the LOC130801147 gene encoding protein Ycf2-like — protein MMQNGSCSILDHRFLYEKYESELEEGEGALDPQQIEEDLFNHIVWAPRIWNPWGFLFDCIERPNELGFPYWAGSFRGKRIIYDKEDELQENESEFLQSGTMQYQTRDRFSKEQGFFRISQFIWDPSDPLFFLFKDQPFGSVFSHREFFADAEISKGLLTSQMNPPISIFQRWFLKNTQEKHFELLINRQRWLRTNSSLSNGSFRSNTLSESYQYLSNLFLSNGTLLDQMTKTLLRKRWLFPDEMKIGFMQE, from the coding sequence ATGATGCAAAATGGATCTTGTTCTATCCTTGATCATAGATTTCTCTATGAAAAATACGAATCGGAATTGGAAGAAGGGGAAGGAGCCCTCGATCCGCAACAGATAGAGGAGGATTTATTCAATCACATAGTTTGGGCTCCTAGAATATGGAACCCCTGGGGCTTTCTATTTGATTGTATCGAAAGGCCCAATGAATTGGGATTTCCCTATTGGGCCGGGTCATTTCGGGGCAAGCGGATCATTTATGATAAAGAGGATGAGCTTCAAGAGAATGAGTCGGAGTTCTTGCAGAGTGGAACCATGCAGTACCAGACACGAGATAGATTTTCCAAAGAACAGGGATTTTTTCGAATAAGCCAATTCATTTGGGACCCCTCAGATCCACTCTTTTTCCTATTCAAAGATCAGCCCTTTGGCTCTGTGTTTTCACATCGTGAATTCTTTGCAGATGCAGAGATATCAAAGGGGCTTCTTACTTCCCAAATGAATCCTCCTATATCTATATTTCAACGCTGGTTTCTCAAGAATACGCAAGAAAAGCACTTTGAATTGTTGATTAATCGCCAGAGATGGCTTAGAACCAACAGCTCATTATCGAATGGATCTTTCCGTTCTAATACTCTATCCGAGAGTTATCAGTATTTATCAAATCTGTTCCTATCTAACGGAACACTATTGGATCAAATGACAAAGACATTGTTGAGAAAAAGATGGCTTTTCCCGGATGAAATGAAAATTGGAT